In Helicobacter sp. 'house sparrow 1', one DNA window encodes the following:
- a CDS encoding RICIN domain-containing protein, giving the protein MFKSILLSMCLFIFMFKVASAAEEGGVDLSDFVQSLETVSVKGAPVPPVSNPGENPQPVPMPSAQVLSAGKMKNPNLKATDNSWATKNPKLGKPIVSSIVSILSASGGMLTVWSLSPGTWVWGYTALDTLGLSNLMEWQLYTYRDGFVVIQNFSTKTCLTALDNIFSEGAAHVQCDPDMVQQRWIFNRFANGSIQIKNVGYGTCLQTPLQRSTTYYTIYLTSCATGQNLDQQWALMSGFRRPGNPIVQGK; this is encoded by the coding sequence TACTACTCAGTATGTGTTTATTTATTTTTATGTTTAAAGTCGCAAGTGCTGCAGAAGAAGGCGGGGTTGATTTATCTGATTTTGTACAGTCTTTAGAAACTGTTAGTGTCAAAGGGGCACCCGTGCCTCCAGTTAGCAATCCTGGAGAAAACCCTCAACCTGTTCCTATGCCATCTGCTCAAGTTTTATCAGCAGGTAAGATGAAAAATCCAAATCTAAAGGCTACAGATAATAGCTGGGCTACCAAGAATCCTAAGCTAGGAAAACCTATTGTTTCAAGTATTGTTTCTATCTTGAGTGCTTCAGGAGGAATGCTTACAGTTTGGTCACTTTCTCCTGGCACTTGGGTATGGGGCTATACTGCACTTGATACCCTTGGTTTATCCAATCTAATGGAATGGCAACTGTATACTTATCGTGATGGCTTTGTTGTAATCCAAAACTTTTCAACAAAAACATGCTTAACTGCTCTAGATAATATTTTTAGTGAAGGTGCTGCCCATGTACAATGCGATCCTGATATGGTTCAACAAAGATGGATTTTTAATCGTTTTGCTAATGGCTCTATACAAATTAAAAATGTAGGTTATGGAACATGTTTGCAAACACCATTACAAAGGAGCACAACTTACTACACAATTTATCTTACTTCCTGTGCAACAGGTCAAAATCTAGATCAACAATGGGCGCTTATGTCTGGTTTTAGAAGACCAGGAAATCCGATTGTTCAGGGGAAATAA
- a CDS encoding cytolethal distending toxin subunit B family protein produces the protein MRKKFIFITILLSQLLFADIGDYNIGTWNLQGASASSENKWNVVIRQLMYSADFLNILMLQEAGAVPSTATPTERHIQPGGTPVREYIWQAGTRSRPRQVYIYHADIDVGARRVNLAIVSDRRADEVYVIRQTSIAPENSRPALGIRIGNDAFFSVHALANGGGDASALVTAIHDNFNNMPDITYLIAGDFNREPANLLSGIPQRVENNIRIVSPRDATHAGSRGTNRILDYGIIGRTSTGAASILPQLVALLASATLTSYLASDHFPVRFRRF, from the coding sequence ATGAGAAAAAAATTTATTTTTATCACAATTTTATTATCACAACTATTATTTGCAGACATTGGTGATTACAATATTGGAACCTGGAATCTCCAAGGAGCTTCTGCAAGCTCAGAAAATAAGTGGAATGTAGTTATAAGACAGCTTATGTATAGTGCAGATTTTCTTAACATATTAATGCTTCAAGAAGCAGGTGCTGTTCCCTCTACTGCAACTCCTACCGAAAGGCATATTCAACCGGGAGGAACTCCTGTAAGAGAATATATTTGGCAAGCAGGAACAAGATCACGACCTAGACAAGTTTATATCTATCATGCAGATATTGATGTTGGTGCAAGACGCGTAAATTTGGCAATTGTTTCAGATCGTAGAGCAGATGAAGTTTATGTAATTAGACAAACTTCCATTGCACCAGAAAATTCTAGACCCGCACTTGGTATCCGCATAGGAAATGATGCATTCTTCTCTGTTCATGCTCTTGCTAATGGTGGTGGAGATGCTTCTGCACTTGTTACAGCAATCCATGATAATTTTAACAATATGCCTGATATCACTTATCTTATAGCAGGGGATTTTAATCGCGAACCTGCCAATCTTTTAAGTGGAATACCTCAAAGAGTTGAAAATAATATAAGAATTGTTTCACCTAGGGATGCTACACACGCTGGTTCAAGAGGAACTAACAGGATTTTAGATTATGGAATCATAGGTCGAACAAGCACAGGAGCTGCATCTATACTACCACAACTTGTAGCATTACTAGCCTCTGCAACGCTGACATCCTATCTAGCATCTGATCATTTTCCTGTAAGATTTAGAAGATTTTAG